In Mucilaginibacter celer, one DNA window encodes the following:
- a CDS encoding MATE family efflux transporter: MTGIFSKYKPFYSESLKLAIPVVFSNLGHTLVQTSDTIIVGHFAGTSSLAAVALVNSLFMVPLVIGMGISYGLTPLVAQNNGRGDKRECGMLLSNSLFLNMLSGISLFALIYFGTMLLIGHLDQSPAVVTEAKPYLLLLSLSLIPLLVFNTFKQFAEGLGFTRQAMMISIWGNVLNICLGIIFVKGMFGIHPMGIKGVGYSTLIDRCVMATVMTIYVLRSKNFKEYLYDFALKNIDQMRGLQIMKIGAPVALQYVFEISAFGGAAILVGTIGLVQQAAHQVAINLASMTYMTASGVSAAAAIKSGNYFGAGKREELRYSAIANYHIVLIFMSITALMFTFFREYLPWIYTSDKEVISIAVQLLIIVAFFQLFDGAQVVGLGVLRGMGDVNIPTLITFLAYWVIGLPIGYLLGITLHWGINGVWYGLVLGLATASVLLFIRFNIISKTCKPDEEPKLVAG; encoded by the coding sequence ATGACCGGCATCTTTTCGAAATATAAACCTTTTTATAGCGAGAGTTTGAAACTGGCTATTCCGGTTGTTTTTTCAAACCTGGGCCATACCCTGGTACAAACATCTGATACAATTATTGTAGGTCATTTTGCGGGCACTTCATCGTTGGCGGCAGTGGCGCTGGTAAACAGTTTGTTTATGGTGCCGTTGGTAATTGGGATGGGGATTTCGTATGGTCTGACTCCCCTTGTTGCTCAGAACAATGGCCGGGGTGATAAGCGCGAATGCGGCATGCTGCTTTCAAATAGTTTGTTTTTGAACATGCTTAGCGGCATCTCGTTGTTTGCATTAATTTATTTCGGCACCATGTTGCTCATCGGGCATCTTGACCAGTCGCCGGCGGTGGTAACCGAAGCCAAGCCATATTTGTTGTTGTTAAGTTTGTCGCTGATCCCGCTTTTGGTATTTAATACATTTAAACAATTTGCCGAGGGCCTGGGCTTTACCCGGCAGGCTATGATGATATCCATCTGGGGCAATGTGCTCAATATTTGCCTTGGGATTATTTTTGTTAAAGGGATGTTCGGCATCCATCCAATGGGAATAAAGGGCGTTGGTTACAGCACGCTGATAGACCGTTGCGTGATGGCTACCGTGATGACAATTTATGTTTTGAGATCAAAGAACTTTAAAGAATACTTGTATGATTTTGCCCTTAAAAACATCGATCAGATGAGGGGTTTACAGATTATGAAAATTGGTGCACCCGTGGCCTTGCAATACGTTTTTGAAATAAGTGCCTTTGGCGGGGCCGCCATTCTGGTCGGTACCATCGGGCTTGTGCAGCAAGCTGCACATCAAGTAGCCATCAACCTGGCGTCTATGACGTACATGACGGCAAGTGGTGTTTCTGCTGCAGCTGCTATCAAATCGGGAAATTATTTCGGAGCAGGCAAACGTGAGGAATTACGCTACTCCGCAATTGCCAACTACCATATTGTATTAATTTTTATGAGCATTACGGCGCTGATGTTTACTTTTTTCCGGGAATATCTGCCCTGGATTTATACTTCTGATAAGGAGGTAATAAGCATTGCAGTACAATTACTTATCATTGTTGCATTCTTTCAGTTATTTGATGGCGCACAGGTTGTTGGCTTGGGTGTACTTCGTGGTATGGGCGACGTTAACATTCCAACCCTCATCACCTTTTTAGCGTATTGGGTGATTGGCTTGCCTATTGGTTACCTGCTGGGTATTACACTTCATTGGGGTATTAACGGTGTTTGGTATGGGTTGGTGTTGGGGTTGGCAACGGCCTCGGTGTTGCTGTTTATCCGGTTCAATATCATCAGTAAAACCTGTAAACCCGACGAAGAACCAAAATTAGTTGCCGGTTAA
- a CDS encoding histone deacetylase family protein: MLKIAYDPIYAHPLPEGHRFPMLKYELIPGQLLHEGIITPANLFSPGLPDEDLITQTHDVAYWHQLRDLTLPDKEQRRTGFPLSARLIEREMRIAKGTIDGCRFASESGVAFNVAGGTHHAGSNWGEGFCLLNDQAIAANYLLNNSLSKSILIIDLDVHQGNGTAEIFEKEPRVFTFSMHGANNFPYRKERSNLDIPLQDGVSDDEYLGILVKTLPQLIANRKPDFIFYLSGVDILATDKLGKLALSKEACKARDQFVFEQCIKYSIPVQVSMGGGYSPDIRDIVEAHCNTFKVAVDLYF; this comes from the coding sequence ATGCTTAAAATTGCTTACGACCCGATTTATGCTCATCCTTTACCTGAGGGTCATCGCTTCCCGATGTTAAAGTATGAGTTGATTCCGGGGCAATTGCTGCATGAAGGGATAATTACGCCGGCCAATCTGTTTTCACCGGGATTACCGGATGAAGATCTTATCACTCAAACGCATGATGTTGCTTACTGGCATCAATTACGTGATTTAACGCTGCCCGATAAAGAACAACGCCGAACAGGCTTCCCGTTATCGGCAAGGCTTATTGAGCGTGAAATGAGGATAGCCAAAGGCACAATCGATGGCTGCAGGTTTGCATCCGAAAGCGGGGTAGCATTCAATGTAGCCGGCGGCACTCACCATGCAGGCAGCAACTGGGGCGAAGGATTCTGTTTACTTAACGACCAGGCTATAGCTGCTAACTATTTATTAAATAATAGCTTATCTAAATCTATCTTAATAATTGATTTAGATGTGCACCAGGGAAATGGCACTGCAGAGATCTTTGAAAAAGAGCCCAGGGTATTTACATTTTCAATGCATGGAGCCAATAATTTTCCATATCGTAAAGAACGATCAAATTTGGATATCCCTTTGCAGGATGGTGTTTCGGACGACGAGTACCTCGGTATTCTTGTTAAAACTTTACCTCAGTTAATAGCAAACCGTAAACCTGATTTTATTTTTTACCTATCCGGTGTGGATATTTTAGCCACAGATAAACTCGGCAAACTTGCATTAAGCAAGGAAGCTTGTAAAGCCCGCGATCAGTTTGTTTTTGAACAATGCATAAAATACAGCATTCCGGTGCAGGTAAGCATGGGTGGGGGATACTCGCCCGATATTAGGGATATTGTGGAGGCGCATTGCAACACCTTTAAGGTTGCTGTTGATTTGTATTTTTAA
- a CDS encoding bestrophin family protein: protein MVYYNPKEWFFSIFKINRADTLRELFPLIVAVSAYAGLVTYLLIDVWELPDTSLLKKVSFIHQTIGFVFSLLLAFRINSAYDRWWEGRKIWGSLVNNSRNFAIKLKHLVSEQDLAFFKFAIPFYARSLKNHLRDEYVHEEQQFVSIDSTKHVPNQIASAMIEKVYKLNREGVINPEQLFSITTEITSFTDNCGACERIKKTPIPFSYNVFIKKFIFTYIMTLPFTWAFELKYLIVPIIGFVLFVFASIEILAEEIEDPFGRDANDLPLEGICDTIRKNVEEL, encoded by the coding sequence ATGGTGTATTACAATCCAAAAGAGTGGTTTTTCTCGATTTTTAAAATAAACAGGGCCGATACTTTACGGGAGCTCTTTCCGCTTATCGTAGCCGTAAGTGCCTATGCAGGTCTGGTTACTTATCTGTTGATCGACGTTTGGGAGCTGCCCGATACCAGCCTGCTGAAAAAGGTGAGTTTTATACATCAAACCATCGGCTTTGTGTTTTCATTGCTGCTGGCTTTCCGTATCAACTCGGCTTATGACCGGTGGTGGGAAGGGCGAAAGATTTGGGGGAGCCTGGTAAACAACAGTCGTAACTTTGCTATTAAGTTAAAGCATTTGGTTAGCGAGCAGGATCTGGCTTTCTTTAAGTTTGCCATTCCGTTTTACGCCCGGTCGCTAAAAAATCATTTGCGCGACGAGTATGTGCATGAAGAACAGCAGTTTGTTTCTATCGATTCAACTAAGCATGTGCCAAACCAGATAGCATCTGCCATGATCGAAAAAGTTTATAAACTAAACCGGGAAGGCGTGATAAACCCTGAGCAATTGTTTAGTATAACTACCGAAATAACTTCTTTTACAGATAATTGCGGCGCCTGCGAGCGAATCAAAAAAACGCCCATTCCGTTCTCGTATAATGTTTTTATCAAGAAATTTATCTTCACTTATATCATGACCCTGCCTTTTACCTGGGCTTTTGAACTTAAGTATCTCATTGTACCCATCATCGGTTTTGTGCTTTTTGTATTCGCAAGTATCGAGATCCTGGCCGAGGAGATTGAAGATCCGTTTGGTCGCGATGCGAACGATTTGCCGCTGGAGGGAATTTGCGATACCATCAGAAAAAACGTTGAGGAACTATAA
- the kynU gene encoding kynureninase: MNYQNNLEFAKQQDQLDPLKNFRNQFLIPRHKGEDVVYLCGNSLGLQPITAQQYLNDQLNNWKNLAVEGWFQGDDPWLDYHKSLSGSIARIVGAQENEVAVMNSLTVNLHLLMVSFYKPDNKRFKIIMEGGAFPSDQYAMESQVKYHGFDPKDAIIEIFPREGEFTLRTEDIISTIHQNQNELALVLFGGINYYTGQFFDLKAITDAAHQAGAYSGFDLAHAAGNVPLKLHEWGADFACWCSYKYMNSGPGGISGIFVHEKHFTDGQLNRFAGWWGYRQDNRFLMAPGFDPAHGANGWQVSTSPILLLALFKASMAIFDTAGDISILRRKSESLTGYLEFLINDINTNQNEEVFKIITPAAPETRGCQLSVVCKRNAKATFNFLAENGVIGDWREPDVIRLSPVPLYNTFEDVYKTAALLATSITTL, encoded by the coding sequence ATGAATTATCAAAATAATTTAGAGTTTGCCAAACAGCAGGATCAACTCGATCCGCTTAAAAATTTCAGGAATCAGTTTCTTATCCCCCGGCATAAAGGCGAAGACGTGGTTTATCTCTGCGGAAATTCGCTCGGGTTACAACCCATTACTGCGCAACAGTACTTAAATGACCAGTTGAACAATTGGAAAAACCTTGCTGTTGAAGGCTGGTTTCAGGGAGATGATCCCTGGCTGGATTACCACAAATCACTTTCGGGTTCGATAGCCAGAATTGTTGGCGCGCAGGAAAACGAGGTTGCTGTAATGAATTCACTTACAGTAAACCTTCATTTACTGATGGTAAGCTTTTATAAACCAGATAACAAAAGATTTAAAATTATCATGGAGGGAGGCGCTTTTCCCTCAGATCAATATGCCATGGAGAGCCAGGTGAAGTACCACGGCTTCGATCCTAAGGATGCGATAATTGAGATTTTTCCACGGGAAGGCGAGTTTACATTACGCACGGAAGATATCATCAGCACAATCCACCAAAACCAAAATGAACTGGCTTTGGTACTGTTTGGCGGAATTAATTATTACACCGGTCAGTTTTTTGATCTGAAAGCCATAACCGACGCCGCACACCAGGCCGGAGCTTATTCAGGTTTTGATTTGGCCCATGCAGCGGGCAATGTGCCGCTAAAACTTCACGAATGGGGTGCCGATTTTGCCTGCTGGTGCTCGTACAAGTACATGAATTCGGGCCCCGGCGGCATCAGCGGTATTTTTGTACACGAAAAGCATTTCACCGATGGGCAGCTTAATCGCTTTGCAGGCTGGTGGGGATACCGGCAGGATAATCGTTTTTTGATGGCTCCCGGCTTCGATCCTGCTCATGGTGCCAATGGCTGGCAGGTAAGCACCAGTCCTATTTTGCTTTTGGCGCTATTTAAAGCCTCTATGGCGATTTTTGATACCGCGGGCGATATAAGTATCCTCCGAAGAAAAAGCGAGTCTCTAACGGGCTATTTGGAGTTTTTAATAAATGATATTAATACAAACCAAAACGAGGAAGTTTTCAAGATTATCACTCCTGCCGCTCCGGAAACCCGTGGCTGCCAGCTCTCGGTGGTTTGCAAGCGGAACGCAAAGGCTACTTTTAACTTTCTTGCCGAAAATGGCGTGATAGGAGACTGGCGCGAACCCGATGTTATCCGCTTAAGCCCGGTGCCGCTGTACAATACTTTCGAAGATGTTTACAAGACGGCTGCGTTATTAGCCACTTCAATTACTACTTTATAA
- a CDS encoding DNA-3-methyladenine glycosylase produces MKLPESYYLGNDVVAISKDLIGKYLFTRIDGITTGGYIVETEAYNGAIDRASHAYGNRNTPRTSIMFKQGGITYIYLCYGIHEMFNIVTSVEGHPQAILIRAIQPTDGIEAMQIRRNMPVLKPNITKGPGSVAKALGISRKINAISLQSDTIWIEDRGLCFPDEQIADGPRIGVAYAKEDAFLPYRFYVKGNIYVSKPNK; encoded by the coding sequence ATGAAGCTGCCCGAAAGTTATTATTTAGGCAATGATGTGGTGGCTATCAGCAAAGACCTGATTGGCAAGTATTTATTTACCCGCATTGACGGTATAACTACCGGCGGATATATTGTTGAAACAGAGGCTTATAATGGCGCTATCGACCGGGCTTCACACGCTTATGGCAATCGTAACACGCCGCGAACCAGTATCATGTTTAAACAGGGCGGCATCACTTACATTTACCTATGCTATGGTATTCATGAAATGTTTAATATCGTAACCTCTGTAGAGGGGCACCCCCAGGCTATCCTGATCAGGGCTATTCAGCCAACTGATGGGATAGAGGCCATGCAAATACGGCGCAATATGCCGGTGCTTAAACCCAACATAACCAAAGGTCCCGGATCTGTTGCGAAAGCTTTAGGTATTTCCCGTAAAATCAACGCTATCAGCCTGCAAAGCGATACCATATGGATTGAAGACAGAGGGCTGTGTTTTCCGGATGAGCAAATCGCCGACGGCCCGCGCATAGGTGTGGCTTATGCTAAGGAAGACGCGTTTTTACCGTATCGTTTTTATGTAAAAGGCAATATTTACGTAAGCAAGCCCAATAAATAA
- a CDS encoding alpha/beta hydrolase, whose product MSRIYLIAGLGADTRVYNNINLNDEHEVIPLDWVEPDDLNDTLATCAQRLIFQYNIKPNSVLIGNSLGGIIAVEVAKFMPVEKVILISSIKTSDEAPWYFKFFRTLPVYKLMPGSLFNSMGGMVKPVFGHMSDEDAWLFGDMLKKSSPVFMKWAMYAILHWQNDVIPPNLYHITGDKDLVFDYKRIKGATIVKGGTHIMIFDKAKEINKLLKGILKK is encoded by the coding sequence ATGAGCAGAATCTACCTGATAGCGGGCCTTGGCGCCGATACCCGTGTTTACAATAACATCAACCTGAATGATGAACATGAGGTAATCCCTTTAGATTGGGTTGAGCCCGACGACTTAAACGACACTTTAGCTACTTGTGCCCAAAGGCTTATATTTCAATACAATATCAAACCAAATTCGGTATTGATAGGTAATTCTTTGGGTGGTATTATCGCGGTTGAAGTGGCCAAATTTATGCCGGTTGAGAAAGTGATCCTGATCTCGAGCATCAAAACAAGCGATGAGGCTCCCTGGTATTTTAAATTTTTTCGAACCCTGCCGGTTTATAAGCTTATGCCAGGCAGCCTGTTTAATTCGATGGGCGGAATGGTAAAACCTGTGTTTGGCCATATGAGCGATGAAGATGCCTGGTTGTTTGGTGATATGCTCAAAAAATCGTCGCCTGTGTTTATGAAGTGGGCCATGTATGCTATCCTGCACTGGCAAAATGACGTTATTCCACCCAACCTGTATCACATTACCGGTGATAAAGATCTCGTTTTTGATTATAAGCGGATAAAAGGTGCAACCATAGTAAAAGGCGGTACCCATATCATGATATTTGATAAGGCCAAAGAAATCAACAAACTATTGAAAGGAATTTTGAAGAAATGA
- a CDS encoding GAF domain-containing protein, producing the protein MAEDLKITTSTDKAEQYTTLIPQIEALLYGEPDLVANLANVAAALKEQFKWFWVGFYLVKNSELVLGPFQGPVACTRIGLGKGVCGAAWQQAKTFVVPDVEAFPGHIACSSLSRSEIVVPVFKNNEVVAVLDVDSELLDQFNETDAQYLEQIVKLVNF; encoded by the coding sequence ATGGCAGAAGATTTAAAAATAACCACATCAACCGATAAAGCCGAGCAGTACACTACGCTGATCCCCCAAATAGAAGCTTTGCTTTACGGTGAGCCCGATTTAGTGGCGAACCTTGCAAACGTAGCGGCAGCTTTAAAGGAGCAGTTTAAATGGTTTTGGGTTGGTTTTTACCTGGTAAAAAACAGCGAACTTGTTTTAGGTCCTTTCCAGGGGCCGGTAGCCTGTACCCGCATTGGCCTGGGCAAAGGTGTTTGCGGAGCCGCCTGGCAGCAGGCTAAAACTTTCGTGGTGCCTGATGTAGAAGCTTTTCCGGGGCACATCGCTTGCAGTTCACTTTCCCGTTCGGAGATTGTGGTACCCGTATTTAAAAACAATGAGGTTGTGGCGGTATTGGACGTAGATAGCGAATTGCTGGATCAGTTTAACGAAACCGATGCACAGTACCTGGAGCAGATAGTTAAACTGGTTAATTTTTAA
- a CDS encoding DUF3291 domain-containing protein, whose protein sequence is MIVSLTIVRYRKLFIPFALLAMALHRLPMMLQKGCSFYKLLGSGKNGTFDLKPDWQQWGLMACWESQEHFDRFYKRSFVSSWWRLLCKERWTILCEPLQSHGQWSGREPFGKSSANGISGPVAVLTRATIRFNRLKNFWANVDAVAGMMANAPGYVTSFGIGEAPVYRQATFSVWKSTDDVKAFAYQSPEHAEVIKKTRNENWYSEELFARFKPLASFGTLNGTDPLKGLLNNKTT, encoded by the coding sequence ATGATCGTTAGCCTTACTATAGTCCGCTACCGCAAGCTTTTTATTCCCTTCGCCCTGTTGGCTATGGCCTTGCACCGGTTGCCTATGATGCTGCAGAAAGGATGCAGCTTTTATAAACTCCTCGGTTCGGGAAAAAACGGCACTTTCGATCTGAAACCCGACTGGCAGCAATGGGGCCTGATGGCTTGCTGGGAAAGCCAGGAGCACTTTGATCGGTTTTACAAACGCTCATTTGTATCATCATGGTGGAGATTGTTATGCAAGGAACGCTGGACTATACTTTGCGAACCACTACAAAGCCACGGCCAATGGAGCGGCCGGGAACCTTTCGGGAAAAGCTCTGCCAACGGCATCAGCGGCCCGGTGGCCGTACTTACCCGGGCTACCATCAGGTTTAACCGTCTTAAAAACTTTTGGGCCAATGTAGATGCTGTGGCCGGCATGATGGCTAATGCACCAGGTTATGTAACATCGTTTGGAATAGGCGAAGCTCCTGTTTACAGGCAGGCAACTTTTTCAGTTTGGAAAAGTACCGATGATGTAAAGGCGTTTGCCTACCAGAGTCCCGAACATGCAGAAGTAATTAAAAAAACACGAAACGAAAACTGGTACAGTGAAGAACTGTTTGCCCGGTTTAAACCTTTGGCAAGCTTTGGAACGCTAAACGGAACCGACCCTTTAAAGGGTTTACTAAATAATAAAACAACATGA
- a CDS encoding diphthine--ammonia ligase has protein sequence MKCIFNWSGGKDSALALYYCLQNPDLEIAYLVTTINDAADRISMHGVRTELLIDQAESIGIPLYQIRLPEMPGMKEYDEVMQYHLLHLKSEGITHSIFGDIFLQDLKNYRDARLSEVGMQGLYPLWKRDTRELITEFLELGFGTVIACTQQRIERIVGREISLELIDSLPDDIDVCGENGEFHTFTFKGPIFKKAIVYKTGDKVFKEYKAPKNTDDSCVSSVDEKPAGFWYCDLLPA, from the coding sequence TTGAAATGTATCTTCAACTGGAGCGGCGGTAAGGATAGCGCCCTTGCCCTGTACTACTGCCTGCAAAATCCTGATCTCGAAATTGCCTATCTCGTAACTACCATTAATGATGCTGCCGACCGGATCTCGATGCACGGCGTGCGTACGGAATTGCTTATTGACCAAGCCGAAAGCATAGGGATACCGCTATACCAGATCCGCCTGCCCGAAATGCCGGGGATGAAGGAATACGATGAGGTGATGCAATACCACCTGTTGCATCTTAAAAGCGAAGGCATTACCCATTCCATATTCGGCGATATATTTTTGCAGGACCTGAAAAATTACCGGGATGCCCGGCTGAGCGAGGTTGGTATGCAAGGCCTATACCCCTTATGGAAACGCGATACCCGCGAACTGATCACTGAATTTCTTGAACTCGGTTTCGGTACTGTAATAGCCTGCACCCAACAACGAATAGAGCGGATAGTAGGGCGGGAGATCAGCCTGGAGTTGATCGATTCTTTGCCGGACGATATTGATGTTTGTGGCGAGAACGGCGAATTCCATACATTCACTTTTAAAGGCCCGATCTTCAAAAAAGCCATAGTTTATAAAACCGGCGATAAAGTTTTTAAAGAATACAAAGCACCTAAAAATACCGATGATTCCTGCGTTTCTTCAGTTGATGAAAAACCAGCCGGTTTTTGGTATTGCGATCTTTTGCCGGCTTAA
- a CDS encoding SIR2 family NAD-dependent protein deacylase — protein sequence MKNIVVLTGAGISAESGLKTFRDSDGLWEGYNIEDVATPQAWEWNPVMVQQFYNERRKNVLEAKPNAAHYALAALEEKHRVTIVTQNIDDLHERAGSTNVVHLHGIITRSQSSINPELTYPIDGWELKMGEKCELGSQLRAHVVWFGEPVPMIERAAMICAGADIFILVGSSLAVYPAAGLISYVDQEVPKYIIDPKIPTVNVRGQVIKIEEKASVGVPALVNQLLNGQPN from the coding sequence ATGAAAAATATAGTAGTGCTAACCGGCGCAGGTATCAGTGCCGAAAGCGGTTTAAAAACATTCAGGGATAGCGACGGGCTTTGGGAAGGCTATAATATTGAAGATGTAGCCACACCCCAGGCCTGGGAATGGAACCCGGTAATGGTGCAGCAGTTTTACAACGAGCGCCGCAAAAATGTGCTTGAGGCAAAACCCAATGCTGCTCACTATGCGCTCGCAGCGTTGGAGGAAAAGCACCGGGTTACTATCGTTACTCAAAATATTGATGATTTGCACGAGCGTGCAGGCTCAACAAACGTGGTTCACCTCCACGGTATTATCACCCGTTCGCAATCGAGTATCAACCCGGAGCTTACTTACCCTATTGACGGCTGGGAGCTTAAAATGGGCGAGAAGTGCGAATTGGGTTCGCAGCTGCGCGCGCATGTGGTTTGGTTTGGCGAGCCTGTGCCGATGATTGAGCGGGCAGCAATGATTTGCGCCGGCGCTGATATTTTTATTTTAGTGGGCTCGTCGCTTGCTGTTTATCCGGCAGCAGGTTTAATCAGCTATGTAGATCAGGAGGTGCCGAAATATATTATCGATCCGAAAATCCCAACAGTAAATGTACGCGGCCAGGTAATTAAAATAGAGGAGAAGGCTTCAGTGGGCGTACCTGCACTTGTTAATCAATTATTAAACGGGCAGCCAAATTAA
- a CDS encoding DUF6580 family putative transport protein: MTTKDNNTRNLFLIAMIIVAAIFRVLAVYIPALSNFTPVGAVALFGGVYFKEKWKGYVVVLATLFFTDILINYLRTSTVTLGYTVTFWVYISFILMVTVGSLIKKVNVQNILLASTAPVLIHWLLTDFPGDLYPHTLAGYGQSLVAAIPFEYNLIYGTLVFSTILFGGFELAKRKYTFLQDKKQLAL; this comes from the coding sequence ATGACCACTAAAGATAACAACACACGTAATTTGTTTTTGATAGCAATGATTATAGTAGCGGCCATTTTCAGGGTGCTTGCCGTTTACATTCCGGCTTTGAGTAATTTTACCCCGGTAGGTGCTGTCGCGCTGTTTGGCGGAGTTTACTTTAAGGAAAAATGGAAAGGCTATGTGGTAGTGCTTGCCACCTTGTTTTTTACCGATATCCTGATCAATTACTTACGTACATCAACAGTTACATTAGGTTACACCGTAACTTTTTGGGTTTATATAAGCTTTATATTGATGGTAACGGTTGGTAGTTTAATTAAAAAAGTAAATGTGCAAAACATATTGCTTGCCTCAACTGCCCCGGTGCTTATCCACTGGTTACTTACCGATTTTCCGGGCGATCTGTATCCGCATACGCTTGCCGGCTACGGCCAATCGTTAGTAGCAGCTATTCCGTTTGAATATAATCTTATTTACGGTACGCTTGTATTTAGCACTATACTATTTGGCGGCTTTGAGCTGGCCAAACGCAAATACACTTTTCTGCAGGATAAAAAGCAATTGGCTTTATAA